The Bacteroidales bacterium genome includes a region encoding these proteins:
- a CDS encoding DUF86 domain-containing protein: MKKNNRNYQIYLEDILISMNRIIEYIGNRDFEEFKENNMVVDAVVRNFEIIGEATNNLPDEVKDRHPEMPWRKMYGLRNVVSHEYFGIDYEMIWEIVKKNLPANIKEIKRIIDEEK, translated from the coding sequence ATGAAAAAGAACAACCGAAATTATCAGATATACCTTGAGGATATTTTGATTTCTATGAATCGGATTATTGAATATATTGGGAATAGAGATTTTGAGGAATTTAAGGAAAATAACATGGTTGTTGATGCGGTAGTAAGGAATTTCGAAATAATAGGAGAAGCTACCAACAACTTACCTGATGAAGTTAAAGACAGACACCCAGAGATGCCTTGGCGTAAAATGTATGGATTAAGAAATGTTGTATCCCATGAATATTTTGGTATTGATTACGAGATGATATGGGAGATTGTCAAAAAGAACCTACCTGCTAACATCAAAGAAATAAAAAGAATTATAGACGAAGAAAAATAA
- a CDS encoding nucleotidyltransferase family protein: MVTRSYIEKKLQKLKPYLSRKYNVSRIGYFGSFSRNEQTEESDIDILVEFSKPIGWDFFDLNDLLEKELGVKVDLVSTKALRKQLRDSILDQTRYV; encoded by the coding sequence ATGGTAACTAGAAGCTACATAGAGAAAAAATTACAAAAATTAAAACCATATTTGTCTAGAAAATATAATGTCTCTAGAATTGGGTATTTCGGTTCATTTTCAAGGAATGAGCAGACTGAGGAGTCGGATATAGATATTCTTGTAGAATTTAGTAAACCGATTGGGTGGGATTTTTTTGATTTAAACGACTTATTAGAAAAAGAACTAGGCGTTAAAGTGGATTTAGTCTCAACAAAAGCATTAAGAAAACAATTAAGAGATAGCATTCTTGACCAAACCCGATATGTATGA
- a CDS encoding transposase: MYFEKGHIYHIYNMGNHKDSLFFKDEHYTFFLKKIKTLIRPVSEILAYCLMPNHFHLMIQANEKSVETITSRFSQKEDFKMQMLTRKLGTLQSSYTQAINNRYNWKGSLFRQKTKIKNLSDPQPCNQFHPQYAFICFQYIHQNPLKAGLVSKLEDWPYSSFREFFYNRRNSLCNIELAKEVLPIDFEDFYKQSYVFVDVDGIDIF; this comes from the coding sequence ATGTACTTCGAGAAAGGTCATATATACCACATTTACAACATGGGCAACCATAAAGATTCACTCTTTTTCAAAGACGAGCACTACACTTTTTTCCTTAAAAAGATAAAAACTTTAATTCGGCCTGTCAGTGAAATTTTAGCCTATTGCCTTATGCCCAACCATTTTCATCTTATGATCCAGGCCAACGAAAAATCTGTAGAAACCATCACCTCACGCTTCAGTCAGAAAGAAGACTTCAAAATGCAAATGCTTACCCGGAAATTGGGTACATTACAAAGCTCCTATACCCAGGCGATCAATAATAGATACAACTGGAAGGGTTCTCTATTCCGCCAAAAAACAAAAATAAAGAATTTATCCGATCCGCAACCCTGTAATCAATTTCATCCACAATATGCTTTTATCTGTTTCCAATACATTCACCAGAATCCTTTAAAAGCAGGTTTGGTTAGCAAACTGGAAGACTGGCCCTACTCTTCTTTCAGGGAGTTCTTCTATAACCGCAGGAACAGCCTTTGCAATATTGAACTGGCAAAAGAAGTACTACCGATTGATTTTGAAGATTTCTATAAACAATCCTATGTGTTTGTGGATGTGGATGGGATAGATATATTTTAA